A window of Streptomyces gilvosporeus contains these coding sequences:
- a CDS encoding LPXTG cell wall anchor domain-containing protein, with translation MARFCEPHGRRPRRTAALAAVVAMTAGSAVLLTAPAAHAEVVDVNYQCKTPIGNKGAVSPIDIKGTPSGGVYQLVMSFQKGVSSSPVELGKGAMKPSALIQLGGADSGTVPVAGPPNDKAIPANTPIKISDLSGTYTPKASGKVTFTASTLTIKALGTTTTCTPSNHPKPSLSLDVKGSGGSGGASGSSGGAGAGGASGGGQLPQTGPADSAIALGTLGGTVLLAGAAGTLWLTRRGRQV, from the coding sequence GTGGCCCGCTTCTGTGAACCACACGGCAGGCGCCCGCGCCGTACGGCCGCCCTGGCCGCGGTCGTGGCGATGACGGCGGGATCCGCGGTGCTGCTCACCGCGCCGGCCGCTCACGCCGAGGTCGTCGACGTCAACTACCAGTGCAAGACGCCGATCGGCAACAAGGGCGCGGTGTCGCCCATCGACATCAAGGGCACGCCCAGCGGCGGTGTCTATCAGCTCGTCATGTCCTTCCAGAAGGGCGTCTCCTCCAGCCCCGTCGAACTGGGCAAGGGCGCCATGAAGCCGAGCGCGCTGATCCAGCTGGGCGGTGCGGACAGCGGTACGGTGCCGGTCGCCGGGCCGCCGAACGACAAGGCGATACCGGCCAACACCCCCATCAAGATCAGCGACCTCAGCGGTACCTACACGCCCAAGGCGAGCGGCAAGGTCACCTTCACCGCCTCCACCCTGACCATCAAGGCCCTGGGCACCACGACCACCTGCACCCCCAGCAACCACCCCAAGCCCTCGCTGTCCCTGGACGTCAAGGGCTCCGGTGGCTCGGGGGGCGCCTCCGGCAGCAGCGGCGGGGCCGGCGCGGGCGGCGCCTCCGGCGGCGGCCAGCTGCCGCAGACCGGACCCGCGGACTCCGCCATCGCGCTGGGCACCCTCGGCGGCACGGTCCTGCTGGCCGGGGCGGCCGGCACGCTCTGGCTGACCCGGCGCGGCCGCCAGGTCTGA
- a CDS encoding ATP-binding protein — protein MSTTRPYPPGDLGPETGGPGASAPQAAAPAGQVRRLRLAGTRGAVARGRDFAREALHDWGWLPAANADQRAAAEDVLLVVSELVTNACLHAEGPEELRLRCTAKVLHLEVSDLGTGSPAPRNPHRPGRPGGHGMFIVQRLCLDWGVVRNSDGAGKTVWAELAAPS, from the coding sequence ATGAGCACCACCCGGCCGTACCCGCCGGGCGATCTTGGCCCGGAGACGGGTGGCCCGGGCGCCTCCGCCCCGCAGGCCGCCGCGCCGGCAGGCCAGGTCCGCCGGCTGCGCCTGGCGGGCACCCGAGGCGCGGTGGCGCGCGGTCGTGACTTCGCCCGCGAGGCCCTGCACGACTGGGGCTGGCTGCCGGCCGCCAACGCCGACCAGCGCGCCGCGGCCGAGGATGTGCTGCTTGTCGTCTCCGAGCTGGTCACCAACGCCTGTCTGCACGCCGAGGGGCCGGAGGAGCTGCGGCTGCGGTGCACCGCCAAGGTGCTGCACCTGGAGGTCAGCGACCTGGGCACCGGATCGCCCGCGCCGCGCAATCCGCACCGCCCGGGGCGCCCCGGAGGCCACGGCATGTTCATCGTGCAGCGCCTGTGCCTGGACTGGGGAGTGGTACGCAACTCCGACGGCGCCGGCAAGACCGTCTGGGCGGAGCTCGCCGCACCGTCCTGA
- a CDS encoding STAS domain-containing protein: protein MDRGTVGSASRGRLQVAIRHHGASAVVTAAGELDHHTADLLRESLEGCVDDGYARLVVDCSPLEFMDSTGLNVLLGARLKAEAAGGGVHLAGMQPVVARVLEITGADAVFTVHDSLDAALSD from the coding sequence ATGGACCGCGGGACGGTCGGCAGTGCAAGCCGTGGCCGGCTGCAGGTCGCGATCCGGCATCACGGCGCCAGTGCGGTCGTGACTGCCGCCGGTGAGCTCGATCACCACACCGCAGATCTGTTGCGCGAGTCACTGGAGGGGTGCGTCGACGATGGATATGCACGCCTGGTGGTGGACTGCTCACCCCTTGAATTCATGGACTCCACCGGACTCAATGTGCTGCTCGGCGCCCGCCTGAAGGCGGAGGCCGCGGGGGGCGGGGTCCATCTGGCCGGCATGCAGCCGGTCGTGGCCCGGGTCCTGGAGATCACTGGTGCGGATGCGGTTTTCACGGTGCACGACTCCCTCGATGCGGCACTGTCCGACTGA
- a CDS encoding RNA polymerase sigma factor SigF has product MSPRLDEMRTDDTRQHTSSTPQSDPTGHIPSQSAPAPSLAAESDLTEIPEIDGLPEIPPFDEVGPVDARALSKTLFERLETLEEGTHEFAYVRNTLVELNLALVKFAASRFRSRSEPMEDIVQVGTIGLIKAIDRFELSRGVEFPTFAMPTIVGEIKRFFRDTSWSVRVPRRLQELRLDLAKAGDELAQKLDRAPTVSELAERLGITKDEVVEGMAASNAYTASSLDAQPEEDDSEGALADRIGYEDNGLEGIEYVESLKPLIAELPPRDRKILSLRFVANMTQSEIGEELNISQMHVSRLLSRTLGRLRKGLMVEE; this is encoded by the coding sequence ATGTCACCCCGGCTCGACGAAATGCGCACCGACGACACCCGGCAGCACACCTCGTCGACACCACAGTCCGACCCGACCGGGCACATCCCGTCCCAGTCGGCGCCTGCCCCGTCCCTCGCCGCCGAATCCGATCTCACGGAAATTCCCGAGATCGACGGTCTGCCCGAGATCCCGCCCTTCGACGAGGTGGGCCCGGTGGACGCGCGGGCACTGTCCAAGACCCTCTTCGAGCGGCTGGAAACGCTCGAGGAAGGCACTCATGAATTCGCCTACGTCCGCAACACCCTGGTAGAGCTCAATCTCGCCCTGGTGAAGTTCGCGGCCTCCCGGTTCCGCTCCCGCAGCGAACCCATGGAGGACATCGTCCAGGTCGGCACGATCGGCCTGATCAAGGCGATAGACCGCTTCGAGCTGAGCCGAGGCGTGGAGTTCCCGACGTTCGCGATGCCGACCATCGTCGGCGAAATCAAGCGCTTCTTCCGTGACACCAGCTGGTCGGTGCGCGTACCGAGGCGTCTTCAGGAACTGCGGCTGGATCTGGCCAAGGCCGGCGACGAGCTGGCCCAGAAGCTGGACCGCGCCCCCACGGTGAGCGAGCTCGCCGAGCGCCTCGGCATCACCAAGGACGAGGTCGTGGAAGGGATGGCCGCGAGCAACGCCTACACCGCGAGCTCGCTGGACGCCCAGCCCGAGGAGGACGACAGCGAAGGCGCGCTGGCGGACCGCATCGGCTATGAGGACAACGGCCTCGAAGGCATCGAGTACGTCGAATCGCTCAAGCCGCTGATCGCCGAACTCCCGCCGCGCGACCGGAAGATCCTCTCGCTGCGTTTCGTGGCCAATATGACGCAGTCCGAGATCGGCGAGGAGCTGAACATCTCTCAGATGCATGTCTCCCGGCTGCTCTCGCGCACGCTCGGCCGGCTCCGCAAGGGGCTGATGGTCGAGGAGTGA
- the hutI gene encoding imidazolonepropionase, with the protein MTTDTTPTASAPTTAITHIGQLVTNDPSLGEGPLGLIQDAAVVIDGDRIAWVGESSKAPATDNAVDAGGRAGIPGFVDSHSHLVFAGDRTAEFNARMSGRPYSAGGIRTTVAATRAATDEALHTNVARYLAEGLRQGTTTQETKSGYGLTVEDEARALRIAAAHTDEVTFLGAHIVSPDYADDPAGYVDLVTGPMLDACAPHARWIDVFCEKGAFDGDQARAVLTAGQAKGLIPRVHANQLGPGPGVQLAVELGAASADHCTHLSHADIDALAQSETVATLLPGAEFSTRAKWPDARPLLDAGATVALSTDCNPGSSFTSSMPFCIALAVRDMGMTPDEAVWSATAGGARALRRTDVGRIAPGARADLALLDAPSHVHLAYRPGVPLVSAVWHRGVLV; encoded by the coding sequence ATGACGACCGACACGACCCCCACGGCCTCCGCCCCGACCACCGCCATCACCCACATCGGCCAACTCGTCACCAACGACCCCTCCCTCGGTGAAGGCCCCCTCGGTCTGATCCAGGACGCGGCGGTCGTCATCGACGGTGACCGCATCGCCTGGGTCGGTGAGTCCAGCAAAGCACCCGCCACTGACAACGCCGTCGACGCGGGCGGCCGGGCCGGCATCCCCGGCTTCGTCGACTCCCACTCCCACCTCGTGTTCGCCGGCGACCGCACCGCCGAGTTCAACGCCCGTATGTCCGGGCGCCCTTACTCCGCAGGCGGCATCCGCACCACCGTCGCGGCCACCCGCGCCGCGACCGACGAGGCCCTGCACACCAACGTCGCCCGCTATCTCGCCGAGGGCCTGCGCCAGGGCACCACCACCCAGGAGACCAAGTCCGGCTACGGCCTGACCGTCGAGGACGAGGCCCGCGCGCTGCGCATCGCCGCCGCCCACACCGACGAGGTCACCTTCCTCGGCGCGCACATCGTCTCGCCCGACTACGCCGACGACCCGGCCGGCTACGTCGACCTCGTCACCGGCCCGATGCTGGACGCCTGCGCCCCGCACGCCCGCTGGATCGACGTCTTCTGCGAGAAGGGCGCCTTCGACGGCGACCAGGCCCGCGCCGTCCTCACCGCCGGACAGGCCAAGGGCCTGATCCCCCGGGTGCACGCCAACCAGCTCGGCCCCGGCCCCGGCGTCCAGCTCGCCGTCGAACTCGGCGCCGCCTCCGCCGACCACTGCACCCACCTCAGCCACGCCGACATCGACGCCCTCGCACAGTCCGAGACCGTCGCCACGCTGCTGCCGGGCGCCGAGTTCTCCACCCGCGCCAAGTGGCCCGATGCCCGCCCGCTGCTCGACGCCGGGGCCACCGTCGCCCTGTCCACCGACTGCAACCCCGGCTCGTCCTTCACCAGCTCCATGCCGTTCTGCATCGCGCTGGCCGTCCGCGACATGGGGATGACGCCCGACGAGGCCGTCTGGTCCGCCACCGCGGGCGGCGCCCGCGCCCTGCGCCGCACCGACGTCGGCCGGATCGCCCCCGGCGCCCGCGCCGACCTCGCCCTGCTCGACGCGCCCTCGCACGTCCACCTCGCCTACCGGCCCGGCGTACCGCTCGTATCGGCCGTGTGGCACAGGGGAGTTCTCGTCTGA
- a CDS encoding formimidoylglutamate deiminase: MTAPTAPVTYWLEHAWLGTHVEPGVAVEVADGRISAVRTGAATPPPGAVALRGLTIPGLANAHSHAFHRALRGTVQVGSGTFWTWREVMYSVADRLTPDSYYALARAVYAEMALAGITCVGEFHYLHHAPGGTRYQDPNAMGEALIAAAADAGIRITLLDTAYLSAGFGTPPNHHQLRFSDGTADAWAQRADALKDGRGHARIGAAIHSVRAVPADQLGTVADWARQRQAPLHLHLSEQTAENDACQDAHGRTPTRLLSDHGVLGPRTTAVHATHLTPEDIGLLGGTRTGVCMCPTTERDLADGIGPAVQLQKAGSPLSLGSDSHAVIDLLEEARAMELDERLRTRTRGHWTATALLRAATADGHAALGWDDAGAIETGALADLTTIALDSVRTAGPPPRLGAETAVFAASAADVRHTIVGGRQIVRDGAHTLVPDVPTALAESIAAVGG; this comes from the coding sequence ATGACAGCGCCCACGGCGCCGGTCACATACTGGCTCGAACACGCCTGGCTGGGCACCCATGTGGAGCCCGGCGTCGCCGTGGAGGTGGCGGACGGGCGGATCTCGGCCGTCCGCACGGGGGCCGCCACCCCGCCGCCCGGCGCCGTCGCGCTCCGCGGTCTGACGATCCCCGGGCTCGCCAACGCCCATTCGCACGCCTTCCACCGCGCCCTGCGCGGCACCGTCCAGGTCGGCTCCGGCACCTTCTGGACCTGGCGCGAGGTGATGTACAGCGTCGCCGACCGGCTCACCCCGGACAGCTACTACGCCCTCGCCCGCGCCGTCTACGCCGAGATGGCCCTCGCCGGTATCACCTGCGTCGGCGAATTCCACTACCTCCACCACGCACCCGGCGGCACCCGCTACCAGGACCCCAACGCGATGGGCGAGGCCCTGATCGCGGCCGCCGCCGACGCCGGGATCCGCATCACCCTCCTCGACACCGCCTATCTCTCCGCCGGCTTCGGCACCCCGCCCAACCACCACCAGCTGCGCTTCTCCGACGGCACCGCCGACGCCTGGGCGCAGCGCGCCGACGCCCTCAAGGACGGTCGCGGGCACGCCCGGATCGGCGCCGCCATCCACTCCGTACGCGCCGTGCCGGCCGATCAGCTGGGCACCGTCGCCGACTGGGCCCGGCAGCGGCAGGCCCCGCTGCACCTCCATCTGTCCGAGCAGACCGCCGAGAACGACGCCTGCCAGGACGCACACGGCCGCACCCCCACCCGGCTGCTCTCCGACCACGGCGTGCTGGGCCCGCGCACCACCGCCGTCCACGCCACCCACCTGACCCCCGAGGACATCGGCCTGCTCGGCGGCACTCGCACCGGTGTGTGCATGTGCCCCACGACCGAGCGCGACCTCGCCGACGGCATCGGCCCGGCCGTCCAACTCCAGAAAGCGGGCAGCCCGTTGTCCCTGGGCAGCGACAGCCACGCCGTCATCGACCTGCTCGAAGAGGCCCGCGCCATGGAACTCGACGAGCGGCTGCGCACCCGCACCCGCGGGCACTGGACGGCCACCGCCCTGCTGCGCGCCGCGACCGCCGACGGTCACGCCGCGCTGGGCTGGGACGACGCCGGCGCGATCGAGACCGGCGCGCTCGCCGACCTCACGACCATCGCGCTGGATTCCGTCCGCACCGCAGGACCGCCGCCCCGCCTGGGCGCCGAGACGGCCGTATTCGCCGCCTCCGCGGCGGATGTGCGGCACACGATCGTGGGCGGCCGACAGATCGTCCGGGACGGTGCGCACACTCTCGTCCCCGATGTGCCCACCGCACTTGCAGAGTCCATCGCCGCCGTAGGCGGCTGA
- a CDS encoding allantoate amidohydrolase, with translation MWEELRPVGRDSSSGGYRRYAWTGADADCRAWFQAQAHARGLHYELDRNGNQWAWLGATSYQDVAPGDAVVTGSHLDSVPDGGAFDGPLGVVSSFAALDELRGRGAEFAKPLAIVNFGDEEGARFGLACVGSRLAAGALTTEAAHRLRDGDGITLPQAMERAGYDPEALGPDPERLARIGAFVELHVEQGRALDLTGDPVGIASAIWPHGRWRFDFRGEANHAGTTRLEDRRDPMLTYAATVLAAREQARLAGALATFGKISVQPNGVNAIPSLVSGWLDSRAADQDTLDTVIDGIERAAAERAARDGIDLTVVRESFTPVVEFQHALRDELAAILGKAADRPVPVLGTGAGHDAGILSGTIPTAMLFVRNPTGVSHSPAETAAEDDCIAGVTALADVLEGLACR, from the coding sequence ATGTGGGAGGAGTTGCGTCCGGTCGGGCGCGACTCCTCCTCCGGGGGCTACCGCCGCTACGCCTGGACCGGCGCCGACGCCGACTGCCGCGCCTGGTTCCAGGCCCAGGCGCATGCCCGCGGACTCCACTACGAACTCGACCGCAACGGCAACCAGTGGGCCTGGCTCGGGGCCACCTCATACCAGGACGTGGCCCCCGGCGACGCCGTCGTCACCGGCTCCCACCTGGACTCCGTACCGGACGGCGGGGCCTTCGACGGCCCCCTGGGGGTCGTCTCCTCCTTCGCCGCGCTGGACGAACTCCGCGGGAGGGGAGCGGAATTCGCCAAACCGCTGGCGATCGTCAACTTCGGCGACGAGGAGGGCGCGCGCTTCGGCCTGGCCTGCGTCGGCTCCCGGCTCGCCGCCGGAGCGCTGACCACCGAGGCCGCGCACCGCCTGCGCGACGGCGACGGCATCACCCTCCCGCAGGCCATGGAGCGCGCCGGATACGACCCGGAGGCCCTCGGCCCCGACCCCGAACGGCTCGCCAGGATCGGCGCCTTCGTCGAACTCCACGTCGAGCAGGGGCGGGCCCTGGACCTGACCGGTGATCCGGTCGGCATCGCCTCCGCCATCTGGCCGCACGGGCGCTGGCGCTTCGACTTCCGCGGTGAGGCCAACCACGCCGGCACCACCCGCCTGGAAGACCGCCGCGACCCGATGCTCACCTACGCCGCGACCGTCCTCGCCGCCCGCGAGCAGGCCCGCCTCGCCGGCGCCCTGGCCACCTTCGGGAAGATCAGCGTGCAGCCGAACGGCGTCAATGCGATCCCCTCGCTGGTCAGCGGCTGGCTGGACTCCCGCGCCGCCGACCAGGACACCCTGGACACCGTCATCGACGGCATCGAGCGGGCGGCCGCCGAGCGCGCCGCACGCGACGGGATCGACCTGACCGTCGTCCGCGAATCCTTCACCCCCGTCGTGGAGTTCCAGCACGCCCTGCGCGACGAGCTGGCGGCGATCCTCGGCAAGGCGGCGGACCGTCCGGTGCCCGTCCTGGGCACCGGCGCGGGACACGATGCGGGTATTTTGTCCGGAACCATCCCCACCGCCATGCTGTTCGTCCGCAACCCCACCGGCGTCTCGCACTCACCCGCCGAAACGGCCGCCGAGGACGACTGCATCGCCGGGGTCACCGCACTCGCCGACGTACTGGAGGGACTGGCGTGCCGATGA
- the hutU gene encoding urocanate hydratase, with translation MSGPRPVRAARGTELSARGWQQEAALRMLQNNLDPEVAEHPDKLVVYGGTGKAARDWRSFDAMVRTLTTLKQDETMLVQSGKPVGVMQTHEWAPRVLIANSNLVGDWANWEEFRRLEALGLTMYGQMTAGSWIYIGTQGILQGTYETFAAVAAKKFGGTLAGTITLTAGLGGMGGAQPLAVTMNDGVAICIDCDPRAIERRIEHRYLDVRADSLQHALQLAVEARDQRKPLSIGLLGNAAELLPQMLADGAPIDIVTDQTSAHDPLSYLPIGIDFADMAAYATEKPADFTQRARESMARHVEAMVGFMDAGAEVFDYGNSIRGEAQLAGYQRAFAFPGFVPAYIRPLFAEGKGPFRWAALSGDARDIAATDKAILDLFPENESLARWIKLAGERVHFQGLPARICWLGYGERDKAGERFNEMVADGTLQAPLAIGRDHLDCGSVASPYRETEAMKDGSDAIADWPLLNAMVNVASGASWVSLHHGGGVGMGRSIHAGQVTVADGTPLAGEKIRRVLTNDPGMGVIRHVDAGYERADEVAAERGVRIPMREGEGA, from the coding sequence ATGTCGGGACCGCGACCCGTGCGGGCAGCGCGCGGTACGGAGCTCAGCGCTCGGGGATGGCAGCAGGAAGCCGCACTGCGCATGCTGCAGAACAACCTCGATCCGGAGGTGGCCGAACACCCGGACAAGCTCGTCGTCTACGGCGGCACCGGCAAGGCCGCCCGCGACTGGCGCTCCTTCGACGCGATGGTGCGCACCCTCACCACCCTCAAGCAGGACGAGACGATGCTCGTCCAGTCCGGCAAGCCCGTCGGCGTCATGCAGACCCACGAATGGGCGCCGCGGGTGCTGATCGCCAACTCCAACCTCGTCGGCGACTGGGCCAACTGGGAGGAGTTCCGCCGCCTGGAGGCCCTCGGCCTGACGATGTACGGGCAGATGACCGCCGGTTCGTGGATCTACATCGGCACCCAGGGCATCCTTCAGGGCACGTACGAGACCTTCGCCGCCGTCGCGGCCAAGAAGTTCGGCGGCACGCTCGCCGGGACGATCACCCTCACCGCCGGCCTCGGCGGCATGGGCGGCGCCCAGCCGCTCGCCGTCACCATGAACGACGGCGTCGCGATCTGTATCGACTGCGACCCCCGCGCCATCGAGCGGCGTATCGAGCACCGCTACCTGGACGTACGGGCCGACAGCCTCCAGCATGCCCTCCAGCTCGCCGTCGAGGCCCGCGACCAGCGCAAACCGCTGTCCATCGGCCTGCTCGGCAACGCCGCGGAGCTGCTGCCGCAGATGCTCGCCGACGGCGCGCCGATCGACATCGTCACCGACCAGACCAGCGCCCACGACCCGCTGTCGTACCTGCCGATCGGCATCGACTTCGCCGATATGGCCGCCTACGCCACCGAGAAGCCGGCCGACTTCACCCAGCGGGCGCGCGAGTCGATGGCACGGCACGTCGAGGCCATGGTCGGTTTCATGGACGCCGGCGCCGAGGTCTTCGACTACGGCAACTCGATCCGCGGCGAGGCCCAACTCGCCGGATACCAGCGGGCGTTCGCCTTCCCCGGCTTCGTGCCCGCCTACATCCGGCCGCTGTTCGCCGAGGGCAAGGGGCCGTTCCGCTGGGCCGCGCTGTCCGGCGACGCCCGCGATATCGCCGCCACCGACAAGGCGATCCTGGACCTCTTCCCGGAGAACGAGTCGCTGGCCCGCTGGATCAAGCTGGCCGGCGAACGGGTCCACTTCCAGGGCTTGCCCGCCCGGATCTGCTGGCTCGGCTACGGCGAACGCGACAAGGCCGGCGAGCGGTTCAACGAGATGGTCGCCGACGGCACGCTCCAGGCCCCGCTGGCCATCGGCCGCGACCACCTCGACTGCGGCTCGGTCGCCTCGCCGTACCGCGAGACCGAGGCCATGAAGGACGGCTCGGACGCGATCGCCGACTGGCCGCTGCTCAACGCCATGGTCAACGTCGCCTCCGGCGCCTCCTGGGTCTCGCTGCACCACGGCGGCGGCGTCGGCATGGGCCGCTCGATCCACGCCGGACAGGTCACGGTCGCCGACGGCACCCCGCTGGCCGGGGAGAAGATCCGCCGGGTGCTGACCAACGACCCCGGCATGGGCGTCATCCGCCACGTCGACGCGGGCTACGAGCGCGCCGACGAGGTGGCCGCCGAGCGCGGCGTCCGTATCCCGATGCGCGAGGGCGAGGGCGCGTGA